The DNA sequence CCCATTTCCGGTCGTATTCATCCTGTAACACCTCTCCTGTTCGGGCCGGCCGCATCGCCATCACGCACGACACGTCCAGCATTCCCTGATACGTCTGCACGGGGTGGGGGCTGTCCCACACCTCCGCCGTGCCGGGGAGCCCGCCCTCCCGCACCACATGGTCGGCGATCTCCCGGATCTCCACCCGGTAGAGGGTCAGCGCCGGGACGCCGGTCAGCGGGTGCGGCGGCGCGTACTCGGGGTGCAGCTGCACCGTCACATCCCCCCGCTCCGCGATGCGTTGGATCGATCGGACCTGCTCACGCATCACGTCGTCGCCGCCCACCCGGACGCGCAGGGCGGTGACGGGAAGCAGGGCCCAGAGCCGGGTCTGCTGCTCCTGGAGGCGTTTTTGACGCTCGACCAGGAAGTCCGCCCGGCGCTGCCGCCCGGCGGCATCCCGGTCGGGGCACCGGAGCTCGTCCACGGCCATGGCGTAGGCCGGGGTCCGCAGGAGCAGCGGCACCAGCGCCGGGTCCCAGGTGCGCACGACGCCGGCGGCGGACTCCACGCTCATCAGGTCCATCAGCCAGGGAGCCATCGCATCGCGCCATGGATGCCACCAGCCGGGCATGTTGGCCGCGTTGAGCCGCCCCATGATGTCGTCGGCCTCCGCCGCCCCCGCCCCGTAGGCGGCGAGCAGGGCGGACACCTGCCCCACGTCGAGGGAGGTCTGCGCCTGCTCCAGCCGCCGCAGCGTCGAGGGATGCCATCCCAGCTGCGTGGCGGCCTGGGAGACGGACAGCCCGGCGCCCTCACGCAGCCTTCGCAGGCGGGCCACCAGGACCAGATGGCGCGCCGTCCGGCCCGACCTCTCGCGCGCCACGGCTTCCCCTCCCCGCTCCGGTCCCGATCCGGTTCCGCTCCGGCTCGATCCATCCGACATTCCGCGCAGTCTGCGCACAGTGCACACAGCGCACCTTGCGACGGTCGCACGGCGCTCTCAAGGTAAGCATGTCCGACTCCACCACGCGCCAACTCGGCAAGACCGGGCCGATCTTGGTCGCTCTGCTTCAGCTCCGCCCCCGCTGTTCCAGCTCGCCCGGCTCCCCCCGGCCGTTCCCATCCTCCGCCCGCCTGTCCTCCCGTCCTCCCGCCCTCCCCCGGCCGTTCCCGTCCTCCGCCCTCCCGTTTCCGCCCTTCGTTCTCCGTCCGCCCGTTTCCGTCCTCCGTCCGCCCGTTTCCGCCCTTCGTCCTCCCTCCTCCCGCCCCAGCCCCCCGGCCGCCCCAGCCGTTCCGTGCACTGCCGTTCCGGCGGCCCGTTCTCTGGAGCCCACCGCATGAACCACCTGACCGACGCGACCGACCTGACCTGTCCGGCCCGTCCGAAGCTCCGGTCCGTCGTCGGGGTCCCGCGGTCCGTCCCGGCCCGCCCCCTCGACCTGCGCGTCCGCGCCCAGCGGATCCAGATCGACGAGCTCATCGTCGACGACCCCCGTCAGGTACTCGCCCACGCCGGGCAGGCCGCCCTCGACGAACCCGAAACGGCAGCGCTGCTCGGGCACGATCCGGCCACCCCGCTGTCGCTCCCGGCCGCGGCGGCGCTCCTGTGCGCGCTCTACGACACCGACGCCCTCACGGCCATGGGGCTGCGCCTCGCCCGCCACACCACCCGCGTCTCCGCCTCCAACCAGCAGACGGAA is a window from the Streptomyces sp. MMBL 11-1 genome containing:
- a CDS encoding helix-turn-helix domain-containing protein; this translates as MARERSGRTARHLVLVARLRRLREGAGLSVSQAATQLGWHPSTLRRLEQAQTSLDVGQVSALLAAYGAGAAEADDIMGRLNAANMPGWWHPWRDAMAPWLMDLMSVESAAGVVRTWDPALVPLLLRTPAYAMAVDELRCPDRDAAGRQRRADFLVERQKRLQEQQTRLWALLPVTALRVRVGGDDVMREQVRSIQRIAERGDVTVQLHPEYAPPHPLTGVPALTLYRVEIREIADHVVREGGLPGTAEVWDSPHPVQTYQGMLDVSCVMAMRPARTGEVLQDEYDRKWA